The Mesorhizobium loti genome includes a region encoding these proteins:
- a CDS encoding phosphonate ABC transporter substrate-binding protein has protein sequence MKKFLYTASAAALALAASSGFAAARDQIQVAGSSTVLPYAKIVAEQFGETFTNFKTPVVESGGSGAGIKEFCKGVGEDTIDIANSSRPIKKDELKSCADAGVKEVQEVRIGYDGIVFATDIKGPDWSLVPADVYKALAAKLVVDGKLVDNPNTKWSQVNPKLPDWDIAAYIPGEKHGTREVFETKLLDAGCDKAALKAAGIADDKEIGKTCIAIRKDGKAVDIDGDYTETLARIDSNKTGVGVFGLAFYENNADKLKVATVEGIVPSTETIATGKYPVSRPLFFYVKKAHLGVVPGLKEYVEFFLDDQMVGPESPLAEYGLVAAPDAERQAQRDAFAAGKSM, from the coding sequence ATGAAGAAATTCCTCTATACGGCGTCGGCCGCGGCGCTTGCGCTCGCCGCGTCGTCCGGCTTCGCCGCCGCGCGTGACCAGATTCAGGTCGCCGGATCATCGACGGTGCTACCCTATGCCAAGATCGTCGCCGAGCAGTTCGGCGAAACATTCACCAACTTCAAGACCCCGGTCGTCGAGTCTGGCGGCAGCGGCGCCGGCATCAAGGAATTCTGCAAGGGCGTCGGCGAAGACACCATCGACATCGCCAACTCCTCGCGTCCGATCAAGAAGGACGAACTCAAGTCCTGCGCCGACGCCGGCGTGAAGGAAGTCCAGGAAGTCCGTATCGGCTATGACGGCATCGTCTTCGCCACCGACATCAAGGGCCCGGACTGGTCGCTGGTTCCCGCCGACGTCTACAAGGCGCTCGCCGCCAAGCTCGTCGTCGACGGCAAGCTCGTCGACAATCCGAACACCAAGTGGAGCCAGGTCAATCCGAAGCTGCCCGACTGGGATATCGCCGCCTACATTCCGGGCGAAAAGCACGGCACCCGCGAAGTGTTCGAGACCAAGCTTCTCGATGCTGGCTGTGACAAGGCTGCTCTCAAGGCCGCCGGCATTGCCGACGACAAGGAAATCGGCAAGACCTGCATCGCCATTCGCAAGGACGGCAAGGCTGTCGACATCGACGGCGACTATACCGAGACGCTCGCCCGCATCGACTCCAACAAGACCGGCGTTGGCGTGTTCGGCCTCGCCTTCTACGAGAACAATGCCGACAAGCTGAAGGTCGCTACCGTGGAGGGCATCGTGCCTTCGACCGAGACCATCGCCACCGGCAAGTACCCCGTGTCGCGCCCGCTGTTCTTCTATGTCAAGAAGGCGCATCTCGGCGTCGTTCCCGGCCTCAAGGAATATGTCGAGTTCTTCCTTGACGACCAGATGGTCGGCCCGGAAAGCCCGCTCGCCGAATACGGCCTCGTTGCTGCTCCGGATGCCGAGCGTCAGGCCCAGCGCGACGCTTTCGCCGCCGGGAAGTCGATGTAG
- the pstC gene encoding phosphate ABC transporter permease subunit PstC: MSSLLVLAIVVAIGLVAFFIGRQRAAAQDDGRVKPHSRAHYHGWWAFLLAVLPAVLLLAVWAVGSSVYLDRHIHSALPERSVDSKVASEALDVSLVKSLAKGLRKLDAGTQAALPASFSELQPLLAAKGVALATDTQDYMIPIAVEANKVQDRLGLFGAVVILALSIAGAFHALRQIAPRARARNNVERLMLWGLLAASTIAILTTVGIVLSMLFQTITFFESVSPMSFFFGTVWDPRFAAAGSGGSQGQFGLIPLLAGTLYIAAVALLVAVPVGLMSAVYMAEYATPRVRSVVKPALELLAGIPTIVYGIFAVVTLGPFLRDLSAALTGGSPFIQGQSIFTAGLVMGVMLIPVVSSLSDDIITAVPRAMRDGSLGLGATRSETIKRVILPAALPGIVGAILLTASRAIGETMIVVLAAGVAANLTINPFEAMTTITVKIVNQLTGDLEFNSPQTLVAFALGLTLFALTLVMNIVALYIVRKYREQYE, translated from the coding sequence ATGTCTTCCTTGCTCGTGCTCGCCATTGTCGTTGCCATCGGCCTGGTCGCATTCTTCATAGGCCGGCAGCGTGCCGCAGCGCAGGATGATGGCCGGGTCAAGCCGCATTCACGTGCCCACTATCACGGCTGGTGGGCCTTCCTGCTCGCCGTCCTGCCTGCCGTTCTGCTGCTGGCCGTCTGGGCCGTCGGCTCGTCCGTCTATCTCGACCGGCACATTCACTCTGCATTGCCCGAGCGCAGCGTCGACAGCAAGGTTGCCAGCGAGGCGCTGGACGTCAGCCTGGTAAAGAGCTTGGCCAAGGGCCTGCGCAAACTCGATGCCGGCACACAGGCCGCGCTGCCTGCCAGCTTCTCCGAGCTGCAGCCGTTGCTCGCCGCCAAGGGTGTGGCGCTGGCGACCGACACCCAGGACTACATGATCCCGATCGCCGTCGAGGCGAACAAGGTCCAGGACCGGCTCGGCCTGTTCGGTGCTGTCGTCATTCTCGCTTTGTCGATCGCCGGCGCCTTCCATGCGCTCAGGCAGATCGCGCCGCGCGCCAGGGCACGCAACAATGTCGAGAGGCTGATGCTGTGGGGGCTTCTTGCCGCCTCCACCATCGCCATCCTGACCACCGTCGGCATCGTGCTTTCGATGCTGTTCCAGACGATCACCTTCTTCGAGAGCGTCTCGCCGATGAGTTTCTTCTTCGGCACGGTCTGGGATCCGCGTTTTGCCGCTGCCGGTTCGGGCGGCAGCCAGGGTCAGTTCGGCCTGATCCCGCTTCTTGCCGGCACACTCTACATTGCCGCCGTCGCACTTCTGGTGGCGGTGCCGGTCGGGCTGATGTCGGCTGTCTACATGGCCGAATACGCAACACCCAGGGTGCGCTCGGTGGTCAAGCCGGCGCTTGAACTGCTGGCCGGCATACCGACCATCGTCTACGGCATCTTCGCCGTCGTCACCCTCGGACCGTTCCTGCGCGACCTGTCCGCGGCGCTGACCGGCGGTTCGCCCTTCATCCAGGGCCAGAGCATCTTCACCGCCGGCCTGGTCATGGGCGTCATGCTGATCCCGGTCGTGTCCTCTTTGTCCGACGACATCATCACCGCGGTGCCGCGCGCCATGCGCGACGGCTCGCTCGGCCTTGGCGCAACCCGCTCCGAGACGATCAAGCGGGTGATCCTGCCAGCCGCATTGCCCGGCATCGTCGGCGCGATCCTGCTGACCGCCTCGCGCGCCATCGGCGAAACGATGATCGTCGTGCTGGCAGCGGGCGTCGCCGCCAACCTCACCATCAACCCGTTCGAGGCGATGACGACCATCACCGTCAAGATCGTCAACCAGCTCACCGGTGACCTGGAGTTCAATTCGCCGCAGACGCTGGTCGCCTTCGCGCTCGGCCTGACGCTGTTCGCGCTGACGCTGGTGATGAACATCGTCGCCCTCTACATCGTGCGCAAATACCGGGAGCAGTACGAATGA
- the pstA gene encoding phosphate ABC transporter permease PstA, translating to MTDISMDTMVRAAAHPRRDIGLKGRYAAERRFRIYGVVAISVGLAFLAIMLITIVSKGYTAFWQTTVSLPITFDEKVIDPANKRATDPNVLIKANYPKLAENALVAKLGISPDDKPMIQKLKGFLSDGARVQLRDIVAADPSVIGTTRDVNILAAANLDSAFKGQIDLSVEEARRKVSDQQITWMNKLKAEGAMAEHFNTGLFTYGASSRPETSGMGVAIIGSFYMMVIVLLLALPIGVAASIYLEEFAKKNRFTDLIEVNINNLAAVPSIVFGLLGLAVFINFLGMPRSAAFVGGLVLTLMTLPTIIIATRAALAAVPPSIRSAALGLGASKMQMVFHHILPLAAPGILTGTIIGLARALGETAPLLLIGMVAFVADYPKTPFDPATALPVQIYMWANEAERAFVERMSGAIIILLVFLMAMNITAIVLRRRFERRW from the coding sequence ATGACCGACATCTCCATGGATACGATGGTCAGGGCCGCGGCCCATCCGCGCCGTGACATCGGCCTGAAGGGCCGCTATGCCGCCGAACGCCGTTTCCGCATCTACGGCGTTGTAGCGATTTCCGTCGGCCTGGCGTTCCTGGCCATCATGCTGATCACCATCGTCTCGAAAGGCTACACCGCCTTCTGGCAGACGACGGTATCGCTGCCGATTACTTTCGACGAGAAGGTGATCGATCCCGCCAACAAGCGCGCCACCGATCCGAACGTGTTGATCAAGGCAAACTATCCCAAACTTGCCGAGAACGCGTTGGTCGCCAAGCTCGGCATTTCTCCTGACGACAAGCCGATGATCCAGAAGCTCAAGGGCTTCCTGTCCGACGGCGCCCGCGTCCAGTTGCGCGACATCGTCGCAGCTGATCCGTCGGTCATCGGAACGACGCGCGATGTCAACATCCTGGCCGCTGCCAATCTCGACTCGGCCTTCAAGGGCCAGATCGACCTCAGCGTCGAGGAAGCGCGCCGCAAAGTCTCGGACCAGCAGATTACCTGGATGAACAAGCTCAAGGCCGAGGGTGCGATGGCCGAGCACTTCAACACCGGCCTGTTCACCTACGGCGCCTCCAGCCGCCCGGAAACCTCGGGCATGGGCGTGGCCATCATCGGCTCGTTTTATATGATGGTGATCGTGTTGCTCCTGGCGCTGCCGATCGGCGTCGCCGCCTCCATCTATCTGGAGGAGTTCGCCAAGAAGAACCGCTTCACCGACCTGATCGAAGTCAACATCAACAATCTGGCGGCCGTGCCGTCGATCGTCTTCGGCCTGCTCGGCCTTGCGGTGTTCATCAATTTCCTTGGCATGCCGCGCTCTGCCGCATTCGTCGGCGGCCTGGTGCTGACGCTGATGACGCTGCCGACAATCATCATCGCGACGCGCGCTGCACTTGCCGCCGTGCCGCCGTCGATCCGCTCGGCAGCGCTTGGTCTCGGCGCCTCCAAGATGCAGATGGTGTTCCATCACATTCTGCCGCTTGCCGCGCCCGGCATCCTCACCGGCACCATCATCGGCCTGGCGCGTGCGCTCGGCGAAACCGCACCGCTGCTCTTGATCGGCATGGTCGCCTTCGTCGCCGATTATCCGAAGACGCCTTTCGATCCGGCCACCGCGCTGCCGGTGCAGATCTATATGTGGGCGAACGAGGCCGAACGCGCTTTCGTCGAGCGCATGTCCGGCGCCATCATCATCCTGCTCGTCTTCCTCATGGCCATGAACATCACCGCGATCGTGCTTCGGCGTCGGTTCGAGCGGCGCTGGTAG
- a CDS encoding phosphate ABC transporter ATP-binding protein: MNIMTEQSLENAVGDKMNAKSNEVIKMRGDKVGVFYGEKQALFDVNLDVRLNQVTALIGPSGCGKSTFLRCLNRMNDTIDSARVTGKITLDQEDIYDKNIDVVELRARVGMVFQKPNPFPKSIYENVAYGPRIHGLAKRKADMDQIVESSLKKAAIWNEVKDRLQEPGTGLSGGQQQRLCIARAIAVSPEVILMDEPCSALDPIATARVEELIDELRQNYTIVIVTHSMQQAARVSQRTAMFHLGYLVEEGATDKMFTTPDDKRTQDYITGRFG, encoded by the coding sequence ATGAACATCATGACCGAACAGTCCCTTGAAAACGCAGTGGGCGACAAGATGAACGCCAAGTCGAACGAAGTGATCAAAATGCGCGGCGACAAGGTCGGCGTGTTCTACGGCGAGAAGCAGGCGCTGTTCGATGTCAATCTCGACGTCCGCCTCAATCAGGTGACGGCGCTGATCGGCCCCTCCGGCTGCGGCAAGTCCACCTTCCTGCGCTGCCTCAACCGCATGAACGACACCATCGATTCAGCGCGGGTAACCGGCAAGATAACGCTCGACCAGGAGGATATCTACGACAAGAACATCGACGTCGTCGAGCTCAGGGCGCGCGTCGGCATGGTGTTCCAGAAGCCCAATCCGTTCCCCAAGTCGATCTACGAGAACGTCGCCTATGGCCCGCGCATCCACGGACTGGCCAAGCGCAAGGCCGACATGGATCAGATCGTCGAGTCGAGCCTGAAGAAGGCGGCAATCTGGAACGAGGTCAAGGACCGCTTGCAGGAGCCAGGCACCGGCCTTTCCGGTGGCCAGCAGCAGCGTCTGTGCATTGCGCGCGCCATCGCCGTATCGCCCGAGGTGATCCTGATGGACGAACCGTGTTCGGCGCTCGACCCGATCGCCACCGCTCGCGTCGAGGAACTGATCGACGAGCTGCGTCAGAACTATACGATCGTCATCGTCACCCATTCGATGCAGCAGGCGGCGCGCGTGTCGCAGCGCACCGCGATGTTCCATCTCGGCTATCTGGTCGAGGAGGGCGCCACCGACAAGATGTTCACCACCCCCGACGACAAACGCACCCAAGACTACATCACCGGCCGGTTCGGCTGA